The proteins below are encoded in one region of Aequorivita iocasae:
- a CDS encoding ABC transporter ATP-binding protein: MDSAKNIKPVLELRDLHKSFGDNHVLKGFNLKLYEGENLVVMGKSGSGKSVMVKCLVGLLQPDSGSIKIKDQDITAMGQKELDVLRTEIGFLFQGSALYDSMTVRENLEFPLRRHKDKIQNFQDTETLVKEALENVGLANAIDLMPSELSGGMQRRVALARALILKPQIIMYDEPTTGLDPITAKEIIQLMRTIQLKYHTSSLIITHDVDCARVISNRMILLVDGINYAEGTFAELSNSKDPQIQAFFKN; the protein is encoded by the coding sequence ATGGATTCTGCGAAAAACATAAAACCCGTTTTGGAATTAAGAGACCTCCATAAAAGTTTTGGGGACAATCACGTATTGAAGGGTTTTAACCTCAAACTTTATGAAGGTGAAAACTTAGTGGTGATGGGGAAATCGGGTTCGGGAAAATCGGTAATGGTAAAATGCTTGGTCGGTCTTCTTCAGCCAGATAGCGGAAGTATTAAAATAAAGGATCAGGATATTACCGCAATGGGGCAAAAGGAGCTGGATGTGCTTCGTACCGAAATAGGCTTTCTGTTCCAGGGCAGCGCATTGTACGATAGCATGACCGTTCGGGAAAATTTGGAATTTCCGCTGCGGCGCCATAAGGATAAAATACAAAATTTTCAGGACACCGAAACCCTGGTAAAGGAAGCACTGGAAAATGTGGGCCTGGCAAATGCCATAGATTTAATGCCCTCCGAACTTTCCGGCGGAATGCAGCGGCGGGTGGCCTTGGCCAGAGCGCTCATCCTAAAGCCCCAAATTATTATGTATGACGAGCCAACAACAGGCTTGGACCCAATTACGGCCAAGGAAATTATACAGCTAATGCGGACCATTCAACTAAAATATCATACCTCTTCGCTTATAATTACCCACGATGTGGACTGTGCGCGGGTAATATCGAACCGGATGATTTTGTTGGTGGATGGAATCAATTATGCCGAAGGAACATTTGCGGAACTTTCAAATTCAAAAGATCCGCAAATTCAAGCATTCTTTAAAAACTAA
- a CDS encoding cation-translocating P-type ATPase, whose translation MVIENFNIQGLTDSEVLASRKKFGSNILESKKKNHFIEALKGLVKEPMVILLLVAATLYFFTGNTGDGIFLAVAILLVAAISLYQDAKTHNALEKLKELSQPHCKVIRNGEIVEIKSQNVVVGDFLMVDEGSTIVADGRIVHSNDFSVNEAILTGESFSVEKDSFSKDSQIFMGTQVAGGLAIAEICAIGNQTKVGKIGKSIEDITSEKSTLELQINNFVKKMVIVGAIVFLLVWGINYYNSQDILDSLLKALTLAMSILPEEIPVAFTTFMAIGAWRLMNLGVIVKQMKTVEALGSATVICVDKTGTITENRMRLDKVYTLETDQTNSVAETLTPSEKELIITAMWASEPIPFDTMEQSLHSFYERIVENDERPNFKMVHEYPLGGKPPMMTHIFENTEGYRIIAAKGAPEALIAVSNLSENEKETLKKKTTDLAAHGYRVLGVGISKFDGTNWPKKQQDFSFEFKGLVAFYDPPKENISKVFNDFYNAGIAVKIITGDIAETTAAIAKKVSFKGSEKVVSGDELVALNPSELQKITSEKNIFARMFPEAKLKIIKALKAQGHIVAMTGDGVNDGPALKAANIGVAMGTKGTEIAKQSASLILADDDLSKMVDAVAMGRKIYSNLKKAIQYIISIHIPIILTVFIPLVLGWVYPNIFTPVHVILLELIMGPTCSIVYENEPLEKDSMLQKPRPFSSTFFNWSELFTSIIQGLAITVGVLTVYQIAIQSNANEAVTRTMVFTTLITANIALTFVNRSFIYSIFTTFQYKNNLVPIIIGITIAITLSLLFVPPFTKFFEFERLDINLIGISVGVGLMSALWYEIVKWWKRQQISK comes from the coding sequence ATGGTAATAGAGAATTTTAACATTCAAGGTCTAACAGATTCCGAAGTCTTGGCTTCGCGGAAAAAGTTCGGCAGCAACATTCTTGAATCAAAAAAGAAAAACCATTTTATAGAGGCTCTAAAGGGTTTGGTAAAAGAACCTATGGTGATTTTACTGCTGGTCGCTGCCACGCTTTATTTTTTTACTGGCAATACTGGTGATGGAATTTTTCTTGCCGTTGCGATTCTTCTGGTCGCAGCCATCTCACTCTATCAGGACGCCAAAACCCATAATGCGCTCGAAAAACTCAAGGAACTTTCACAACCCCATTGCAAGGTTATTCGAAATGGAGAAATAGTTGAAATAAAAAGCCAAAATGTAGTGGTTGGCGATTTTTTAATGGTTGATGAGGGCTCTACGATTGTTGCCGATGGCAGGATTGTGCATTCAAACGATTTTTCAGTCAATGAGGCTATTTTAACTGGCGAATCCTTTTCTGTCGAAAAAGATTCCTTCTCTAAGGATAGTCAAATTTTTATGGGTACCCAAGTAGCTGGAGGACTTGCTATTGCTGAAATATGTGCTATAGGCAATCAAACCAAGGTGGGAAAAATAGGTAAAAGCATAGAAGACATCACTTCCGAAAAATCGACACTCGAACTCCAAATAAACAATTTTGTAAAAAAGATGGTAATCGTGGGAGCGATTGTCTTTCTTTTGGTTTGGGGCATCAATTATTACAATTCCCAAGATATTTTAGATAGTCTTTTAAAAGCACTTACTCTCGCTATGAGCATTTTGCCCGAGGAAATCCCAGTTGCCTTTACCACTTTTATGGCCATAGGTGCATGGCGGTTAATGAATCTGGGTGTTATTGTAAAACAGATGAAAACCGTTGAGGCCTTAGGTAGCGCTACGGTGATTTGTGTTGACAAAACGGGAACAATTACGGAGAATAGAATGCGCCTTGATAAGGTTTATACCTTGGAAACTGACCAAACCAATTCGGTTGCAGAAACATTAACTCCCAGTGAGAAAGAACTTATTATTACTGCAATGTGGGCCAGTGAGCCCATTCCATTTGATACCATGGAGCAATCGCTACATAGTTTTTATGAAAGGATTGTTGAAAATGATGAAAGGCCCAATTTCAAAATGGTCCACGAATATCCTCTGGGGGGCAAGCCACCCATGATGACCCATATTTTTGAAAATACGGAGGGCTATCGAATCATAGCCGCCAAAGGCGCGCCCGAAGCTTTGATTGCCGTTTCCAATTTAAGCGAAAATGAAAAGGAAACTTTAAAAAAGAAAACAACTGATTTGGCGGCCCACGGCTATCGGGTTTTGGGGGTTGGAATTTCGAAATTTGATGGAACCAACTGGCCAAAAAAACAGCAGGATTTCAGTTTTGAATTTAAGGGATTGGTCGCTTTTTACGACCCTCCGAAGGAGAATATATCTAAGGTGTTTAACGATTTTTATAATGCAGGAATTGCCGTAAAAATAATCACTGGCGATATTGCAGAAACCACTGCTGCCATTGCGAAAAAAGTAAGCTTTAAAGGCTCAGAAAAAGTTGTGTCCGGTGATGAACTAGTTGCTTTAAACCCTTCTGAATTACAAAAAATCACTTCAGAGAAAAATATTTTTGCCCGAATGTTTCCCGAAGCAAAACTAAAAATAATAAAAGCCTTAAAGGCACAGGGGCATATAGTAGCAATGACAGGCGATGGCGTCAATGACGGACCCGCTTTGAAAGCTGCAAATATTGGCGTGGCAATGGGAACGAAAGGAACTGAAATCGCCAAACAATCAGCCTCTCTGATACTGGCTGATGATGATCTTTCCAAAATGGTGGATGCTGTGGCAATGGGCAGAAAAATTTATTCCAACCTTAAAAAAGCCATTCAATATATCATTTCCATACACATACCAATCATACTTACCGTATTTATTCCGCTGGTTTTGGGATGGGTGTACCCAAATATTTTTACGCCTGTACACGTAATTTTGTTGGAGTTAATTATGGGCCCGACTTGTTCGATAGTTTATGAAAACGAACCGCTGGAAAAGGATTCCATGCTTCAAAAACCACGGCCTTTTTCCAGCACCTTTTTTAATTGGAGCGAACTTTTCACCAGTATAATCCAAGGGTTGGCAATTACCGTGGGTGTGCTTACTGTCTATCAAATTGCCATACAAAGCAATGCAAATGAAGCCGTGACGCGAACTATGGTCTTTACCACACTTATAACTGCAAATATTGCTTTAACATTCGTAAACCGATCATTTATTTATTCCATTTTTACCACTTTTCAATATAAAAACAACTTGGTGCCGATTATCATAGGTATTACTATTGCAATTACTTTATCGCTTCTGTTTGTGCCGCCGTTTACTAAATTCTTTGAATTTGAGAGGCTTGACATAAACCTAATTGGCATCAGCGTGGGTGTAGGCCTAATGAGTGCCCTGTGGTATGAAATTGTAAAATGGTGGAAACGCCAACAAATTTCAAAATAA
- a CDS encoding Crp/Fnr family transcriptional regulator: MLTDLKENFNNIFEEALIAEINEVGTFKEVKEGEKLIEIGDYVRSMPLLISGAIKILREDDNGDELLLYFLERGDTCAMTLTCCLGQTKSEIRAIAELDTTLIMIPIQKMEEWTGKYKSWRNFVFQSYHERLTEMLETIDSIAFLKMDERLVKYLQNKKKVTNDPLINSTHQEIAYELHTSRVVVSRLLKKLESMGKIELYRNSIKIVSL, from the coding sequence ATGCTCACGGATTTAAAAGAAAATTTCAACAATATTTTTGAAGAGGCCCTTATTGCTGAAATAAATGAGGTTGGTACATTCAAAGAGGTAAAAGAAGGTGAAAAATTAATAGAGATTGGCGATTACGTTCGCTCCATGCCCTTGCTTATTTCTGGAGCGATAAAAATTTTAAGGGAAGATGATAACGGCGATGAACTGTTGCTATATTTTTTGGAACGGGGCGATACCTGTGCCATGACCTTAACTTGCTGTCTTGGGCAGACAAAAAGTGAAATTCGTGCTATTGCAGAACTTGACACAACCTTGATTATGATTCCCATCCAAAAAATGGAGGAATGGACAGGGAAATATAAAAGTTGGCGCAATTTTGTTTTCCAAAGTTATCACGAACGCCTTACTGAAATGCTTGAGACCATTGATAGCATTGCGTTTTTAAAAATGGATGAGCGCTTAGTGAAATACCTTCAGAACAAAAAAAAAGTCACCAATGACCCCTTGATTAATTCCACACATCAGGAAATTGCCTATGAGCTTCACACCTCCCGCGTAGTGGTTTCGCGCTTGTTGAAAAAACTGGAATCTATGGGAAAAATTGAACTTTACAGAAATAGTATTAAAATAGTTTCGCTTTAA
- a CDS encoding MlaE family ABC transporter permease: MNIANPILIRTKSFFAEIGDMAFFAARFFREAFTSPFEFKELLRQCYNMGNRSFFLVGVTGFILGLVFTLQSRPTLMQFGAQSWMPSMVSISIVREIGPVIIALICAGRIGSGIGAELGSMRVTEQIDAMEVSGTNPFKYLVVTRIAATTLMLPLLIIMGDAVALFGSAIVENLKGEVSYMLYFNQVFNALSFSDIIPATIKSFFFGFAIGLVGCYKGYNCSTGTVGVGEASNAAVVYTSMLLFVIDFIAVFVTDIFIEV, encoded by the coding sequence ATGAATATAGCTAATCCCATATTAATCCGTACCAAGTCCTTCTTTGCTGAAATAGGCGATATGGCCTTTTTTGCGGCAAGATTTTTTCGGGAAGCATTCACATCTCCTTTTGAATTTAAGGAACTTCTGCGCCAATGCTATAACATGGGCAACCGTTCCTTTTTTTTGGTGGGAGTTACCGGATTTATTCTGGGCCTGGTTTTTACCCTGCAATCACGGCCAACCTTAATGCAATTTGGTGCCCAATCGTGGATGCCTTCAATGGTCAGTATTTCCATCGTGCGTGAAATAGGACCCGTAATAATCGCCCTAATCTGTGCGGGCCGCATCGGCTCGGGTATAGGGGCAGAACTTGGTTCTATGCGCGTTACAGAACAAATAGACGCTATGGAAGTTTCAGGCACAAACCCATTTAAATACCTAGTGGTTACCCGTATTGCGGCCACAACCTTAATGTTACCCTTGCTAATTATTATGGGCGATGCAGTTGCCCTTTTTGGCTCGGCCATAGTTGAAAATTTAAAAGGTGAGGTTTCATATATGCTGTATTTTAATCAGGTTTTTAATGCTCTCAGCTTTAGCGATATAATTCCCGCCACCATAAAATCCTTCTTCTTTGGTTTTGCCATAGGCCTCGTGGGCTGTTATAAAGGTTATAACTGTTCCACGGGAACCGTAGGGGTGGGGGAGGCATCAAATGCGGCCGTTGTATATACCTCTATGCTGCTGTTTGTAATAGATTTTATTGCCGTTTTTGTTACCGACATATTTATTGAAGTATAA
- a CDS encoding MlaD family protein: MGKSTSQKVRVGVFVVVGTILLVAALYFIGNQQHLFSKNIELYATFDNVNGLTLGNNVRYSGINVGTVSKIEMIEEGTITVQMKVEAKTSRFIKKDAIASIGSDGLVGSMVVNIIPGKAQNTQPVIAGDTIQSFSKIGADDMLSTLNTTNENAALLTADLLKITNKILEGKGTLGALVTDTLLAQDLRQTVVELKKTTAGTSATISQINKIISKVNYDESAAAVLLSDTVAANQIKSVFAKLEKSSDDINEITKNLDDYITEIKTGNGTLNYITQNAVLVKNIDSTMINIKEAAEKLNENMEALKHNFLLRGYFRKLERQEKKEGKEN, translated from the coding sequence ATGGGAAAATCAACTTCACAAAAAGTACGGGTCGGCGTATTTGTCGTCGTAGGTACAATTCTGCTCGTTGCCGCGCTTTACTTTATAGGTAACCAACAGCACCTGTTCAGTAAAAATATTGAACTCTATGCAACTTTCGATAATGTAAATGGGCTAACCTTGGGCAACAATGTGCGCTATTCCGGAATAAACGTGGGCACGGTGAGCAAGATTGAAATGATTGAGGAAGGAACCATCACCGTTCAAATGAAGGTGGAGGCCAAGACCTCAAGATTTATAAAAAAGGACGCCATCGCCTCCATTGGGTCAGATGGGTTGGTAGGAAGTATGGTTGTGAATATTATTCCTGGAAAAGCTCAAAATACACAACCTGTTATTGCGGGCGATACCATTCAATCATTCAGTAAAATTGGCGCTGATGATATGCTTTCAACACTAAATACTACTAATGAAAATGCCGCTTTGTTGACAGCAGATTTGTTGAAAATAACCAATAAAATTCTAGAAGGCAAAGGTACCTTGGGCGCCTTGGTTACAGATACTTTATTGGCACAGGACTTAAGACAGACGGTGGTAGAGCTAAAAAAAACCACTGCGGGAACTTCGGCTACAATTTCACAAATCAATAAAATTATTTCAAAAGTTAATTATGATGAAAGCGCCGCGGCGGTACTTTTGAGTGATACCGTTGCAGCAAATCAAATAAAAAGTGTTTTTGCTAAGCTTGAAAAATCCAGTGACGATATTAATGAAATAACCAAAAATCTGGATGATTACATCACCGAAATTAAAACGGGAAATGGCACCTTGAATTATATTACCCAAAATGCGGTTTTGGTAAAAAATATTGATTCTACAATGATCAACATAAAAGAAGCTGCCGAGAAATTGAATGAAAATATGGAAGCTCTAAAACACAATTTTCTTTTACGCGGATATTTCAGAAAATTGGAGCGACAGGAAAAGAAGGAAGGTAAGGAAAACTGA
- a CDS encoding outer membrane beta-barrel protein has translation MKKFNFLVSMTILLFAFNLKAQEKWSVEFRPGLNFPTSDVGNTDAKVGFGFELTGAYKILPYLVAYVGWGLNEFKGEDNLLKEDVTLKETGYTFGFQMIHPIGTSSFSYLARAGAIYNHIEIENNSSTFNADTGHGFGWQVAAGVDYEFAANLALRPMLRYRSLSRDVTIENISSELKLNYISFGIGLVWEF, from the coding sequence ATGAAAAAGTTCAATTTTTTGGTTTCAATGACAATTTTGTTATTCGCTTTTAACTTGAAAGCGCAAGAAAAATGGTCAGTGGAATTTAGACCAGGCCTCAATTTTCCTACGAGTGATGTGGGTAATACCGATGCCAAGGTAGGTTTTGGTTTCGAACTTACAGGTGCATATAAAATCTTGCCTTATTTGGTTGCTTATGTAGGTTGGGGCTTAAACGAGTTTAAAGGTGAAGATAATTTGCTAAAGGAAGATGTTACCCTCAAGGAAACAGGATATACCTTCGGTTTTCAGATGATACATCCCATAGGCACTTCCTCATTTTCTTACTTAGCACGTGCTGGAGCGATTTATAATCACATAGAAATAGAAAATAACAGTAGCACTTTTAACGCTGATACTGGACACGGATTTGGATGGCAAGTGGCCGCTGGAGTAGATTATGAATTTGCTGCAAATCTCGCGCTGCGCCCAATGCTACGCTACCGTTCACTTTCTAGAGATGTAACTATTGAAAATATTTCTTCGGAATTAAAACTGAATTATATCTCATTTGGAATCGGCTTAGTTTGGGAATTTTAG
- a CDS encoding DUF6544 family protein, with amino-acid sequence MKIAFAIFLLLHGLIHLMGFFKAFGFAEIPQLSQKFSKPEGLLWLTVFLAFAVAGVLFLMKSNFWFWVAIAAVVVSQVLIFVNWQDAKFGTFANLIIIIVALLAIAGWNFERKFKKDVFQSFEKVGISEEIISENDIAQLPIPVQNYLKYVDVIGKAKISNAKAIFKGEMREKGKDWFAFTSEQYNYFEDPTRLFFMKANFKGLPTQGYHRYKDRKASMDIKLLSIFPVVNINDPEMYKTETVTFFNDMCLFAPAALIDAKIEWETIDAHTVKATYSNIGAPISAILYFNAKGQLINFVSDDRMDVNSKQTIPFSTPVHIYGKINGYNLPVVADAVYHFPDGDFVYGKFYLQDVQYNLKKLN; translated from the coding sequence ATGAAAATTGCATTTGCCATTTTTCTGTTGCTTCATGGGCTTATTCACTTGATGGGCTTCTTCAAAGCATTTGGTTTTGCTGAAATTCCGCAGCTTTCACAAAAATTTTCAAAACCGGAAGGTCTTTTATGGCTCACGGTTTTTTTAGCTTTTGCAGTTGCGGGAGTTTTATTTCTCATGAAAAGTAACTTTTGGTTTTGGGTGGCCATAGCCGCTGTAGTAGTATCTCAGGTTTTGATTTTTGTGAATTGGCAGGACGCCAAATTTGGCACTTTCGCCAATTTGATCATTATTATTGTAGCTCTATTGGCAATAGCTGGCTGGAATTTTGAAAGAAAATTTAAAAAAGATGTTTTCCAATCCTTTGAAAAGGTTGGCATTTCCGAAGAAATAATTTCTGAAAATGATATTGCCCAGCTTCCCATTCCGGTTCAAAATTATTTGAAGTATGTAGATGTTATCGGCAAGGCAAAAATCAGTAATGCGAAAGCTATTTTTAAAGGGGAAATGCGCGAAAAGGGAAAGGATTGGTTTGCGTTCACTTCGGAACAGTATAATTATTTTGAAGACCCCACGCGCTTGTTTTTTATGAAGGCCAATTTCAAAGGCTTGCCCACCCAAGGCTATCATCGATATAAAGATAGAAAGGCTTCTATGGATATAAAATTGCTTTCCATTTTTCCGGTAGTAAATATTAACGACCCCGAAATGTACAAAACCGAAACCGTAACCTTTTTTAACGATATGTGCCTATTTGCGCCAGCAGCCTTGATTGATGCTAAAATTGAATGGGAAACCATTGATGCACATACGGTAAAAGCAACTTATTCCAATATTGGAGCTCCCATTTCGGCAATATTGTATTTCAACGCAAAAGGGCAATTAATAAATTTTGTTTCGGACGATAGAATGGATGTAAATTCAAAACAGACCATTCCTTTTTCCACACCGGTACATATATATGGCAAAATCAATGGTTATAATTTACCTGTTGTGGCGGATGCCGTTTATCATTTTCCCGATGGCGATTTTGTTTACGGAAAGTTTTATTTACAGGATGTTCAGTATAATTTGAAAAAATTAAATTGA
- a CDS encoding c-type heme family protein: protein MKLLATLFLISLLSACNTNPRKEYLAIAENIENTATEINQEHPGKKLMENNCYACHNPKTAEEAMIAPPMIAVKMHYITDETSKEEFIEAMVAWAKNPSEEKSKMPGAVKKFGLMPYQFYPEETIVQIADYMFDNHIEEPEWFDAHYKQMHGNRPQMKGKMRRGMGNGKGMGKNQNTNAQPSVKERGMQIAQTTKAELGKNLMGQIQQNGVIAALDFCNVQALHITDSMATVHKAYIKRVTDKPRNPQNKANAAELQYLENFKKQVAAGGELNPIIVEMGKNTEFYYPIITNSMCLKCHGTPGKELETLTLSKIEELYPTDKATGYGENEVRGIWSFRFEN from the coding sequence ATGAAACTTTTAGCCACATTATTTTTGATCAGCTTATTAAGTGCCTGCAATACCAATCCTCGCAAGGAATATTTGGCGATTGCTGAAAATATTGAGAACACCGCAACCGAAATAAATCAAGAGCATCCCGGCAAGAAGCTTATGGAAAACAATTGTTATGCCTGCCACAATCCAAAAACCGCTGAAGAAGCAATGATAGCCCCACCAATGATAGCCGTGAAGATGCACTATATAACTGATGAAACTTCAAAAGAAGAATTTATTGAGGCAATGGTGGCGTGGGCCAAGAATCCTTCCGAAGAAAAATCAAAAATGCCGGGCGCTGTCAAGAAATTTGGTTTGATGCCCTATCAATTCTACCCAGAGGAAACTATTGTGCAAATTGCAGATTATATGTTTGATAACCATATAGAAGAGCCCGAATGGTTTGACGCCCACTACAAGCAAATGCACGGCAATCGACCCCAAATGAAAGGTAAAATGCGTCGCGGAATGGGCAATGGTAAAGGGATGGGTAAAAACCAAAATACAAATGCTCAACCTTCTGTAAAGGAGCGCGGCATGCAAATAGCCCAAACCACTAAAGCCGAATTGGGTAAAAACCTGATGGGCCAAATCCAACAAAACGGGGTAATTGCAGCCCTAGACTTTTGTAATGTCCAAGCTCTGCACATAACGGACAGTATGGCTACCGTCCATAAAGCATATATTAAGCGCGTTACGGATAAACCGAGAAACCCACAAAACAAAGCCAATGCAGCAGAGCTACAATATCTTGAAAACTTCAAAAAGCAAGTAGCTGCGGGCGGCGAATTAAATCCCATTATTGTGGAAATGGGCAAGAACACAGAATTTTATTACCCAATCATTACCAATTCCATGTGTTTGAAATGCCACGGCACTCCTGGTAAGGAACTTGAAACGCTCACTTTGTCCAAAATTGAGGAATTATACCCAACGGATAAAGCTACCGGTTACGGCGAAAATGAAGTACGTGGCATTTGGAGCTTTCGATTTGAAAACTAG